A single Loxodonta africana isolate mLoxAfr1 chromosome 12, mLoxAfr1.hap2, whole genome shotgun sequence DNA region contains:
- the GRIFIN gene encoding grifin codes for MPLSRFEINFLSESGDIAFHVKPRFSSATLVANAFQDGSWGPEEVSSVFPLVLGEPFELEVHADAAHFHIHAQGLEVLHFEHRHRPLAAVTRVQVLSDRRLAQVELTKRGLSWE; via the exons ATGCCCCTATCCAGGTTTGAGATCAACTTCTTGTCGGAGTCAGGGGACATTGCCTTCCACGTGAAGCCCCGCTTCTCCAGCGCCACCTTGGTGGCCAATGCTTTCCAGGACGGCAGCTGGGGCCCAGAGGAGGTGTCCAGTGTCTTCCCGTTGGTGCTGGGGGAGCCCTTTGAG CTGGAGGTCCACGCAGACGCGGCACACTTCCACATCCACGCCCAGGGGCTGGAGGTGCTACACTTTGAGCATCGCCACAGGCCCCTGGCAGCGGTCACCAGGGTGCAGGTGCTGAGTGATCGTCGCCTGGCCCAGGTTGAGCTCACCAAGAGGGGCCTGAGCTGGGAGTGA